The Centropristis striata isolate RG_2023a ecotype Rhode Island chromosome 1, C.striata_1.0, whole genome shotgun sequence nucleotide sequence cattataaacatatttataatgcattataatcagcTTGCAAGCATCATCTATTATAATTCTTATAATACTTtataattcattaattcattctaAGTAGTTTATTAAAGACATGGGTTTGCATAACACCTGACCTTATAAGTctttataaaatgctttataacgTGCTATTATTGTTATAAACCATCATGAATATTTCTGAATGCTTAAAACTATAATTAAAGTGTCATAAGCAGATTATTATGTGTTATAAGTATgttaataatgcattatagacctTGGTTTGCAAAACAATGTCAGTGAGTATATTGTTATTCCTGATCTTATAAGTAACTATAAAATTCTTTATAACGCATTATGAATATTTGTTTGCTTATAACTACAATTATACAATGCTTATAAGCAgattataacacattataagtatgtttataatgcgttataaacatatttataatgcattataatcagcTTGCAAGTATCATCTATTATAATTCTTCTAATActttataattcattataagTAATTTATTAAAGACATGGGTTTGCATAACACCTGACCTTATAAGTctttataaaatgctttataacgTGCTATTCTGAATGCTTAAAACTATAATTAAAGTGTCATAAGcaaattataatgtgttataagtatgttaataatgcattatagacctTGGTTTGCAGAACAATGTCAGTGAGTATATTGTTATTCCTGACCTTATAAGTAACTATAAAATTCTTTATAAcgcattatgaatatttatgtttgCTTATAACTACAATTATACAATGCTTATAAGCAgattataacacattataagtatgtttataatgcgttataaacatatttataatgcattataatcagcTTGCAAGTATCATCTATTATAATTCTTATAATACTTtataattcattaattcattataagTAATTTATTACAGACATGGGTTTGCATAACACCTGACCTTATAAGTctttataaaatgctttataacgTGCTATTCTGAATGCTTAAAACTATAATTAAAGTGTCATAAGCAgattataatgtgttataagtatgttaataatgcattatagacctTGGTTTGGAAAACAATGTCAGTGAGTATATTGTTATTCCTGATCTTATAAGTAACTATAAAATTTCTTTCTCCACTCtttctcacatgcacacacacacacacacacacacacacacacagacacacatgcacacacacactggtttatttataaaacaaacaagcataAAGCTCCGCTGTTGTATTGTTGTAACGATGTTAATCTACCAGAACAGACTGCAGCAAACTGGATGAACAGTTCCAGTCCAAACTGTGACTGTtagctcagcagcagcagaaaatatatatacatgttacTGATTTATATGTTTTCAAGCTACTTCCCCAAAAATCACATAGCCTGGATTATTTGAATGATCAACTAGAATTTGATTAATATGCAAATTTCCGAACAAACTGTTCCATTTGAGCCTTCAGCGCAGCCTAATTAATCAACAGTTAAAGGAAATTAATACATACATCAATTCTGTCAGGAACATGCTTAGTTCAATCGCCCGTAAAATTGAAGTTTGAAGTATTAACTGGCTCCACAGGAAGGCTATGATTAAAACTCTACAATTCAGGCAATCCAGGCAAATATAAAGTCATTTACagatctccttttttttttaatacttattcaataataataataatattaataatgatgataatataataataataatacactgatGGATGGGGATTTTTTCctgctaattttaaaaagacaaactggaaaaattaaaataattcattttaaagcTCGTCTTTAATGCTGTCACTCGATCAGCGTctcaaatattaatttacacTTTGCACCTGAGACTGTTTTCCACAAggtgcaaataataataaaatagagagagaagaagaagagagagacagagggagagagagagagagagagagagagagagagtataaaGGGGAGGGGAAGAGATGAAAAGAGAGAGGGCTGTACTATTGTTTCAGTAGGGACTCATGCATCAAACTTCAATTTTCCGGACGATTGAAGTAGTGATTTTTTCCATCTTGAAGTGAAATACTGAAATACACTTAAGACCTCCAGATTAATTACCACGAAGTGGTCCCACAGACTGTAGTATTACTTATCGCCGGGCCCGCCTGACAAGCCCTCATAAAATAAGCAAGTGAAATCCATAAACTTAGCCTGCCTTAACACTCTCTCCCTTCATAAATATGCTTGATTCAGAATAGGCtgctgcagaacacacacacacacacacacacacacacacacacacacacacacacacaccgtgttGTAATATACGCCTAAAAACAATTTGCTTTTCGAAATAAGTTTTAAATGACAAGCTCATATTTGCAAGTCAattcacaaaataaatgaactgAATTTTTCTTCTGAGGCGCCGTTTAAATCAAAGGTTACCTTTGCTTTACTAATCCTTAataaaaggaattaaagggaaACACTTTACCCCTTATTTAGCATTTATAAGCAGTGTTTAAACGTgttataaatggttaataacaCACTATAATGCCTTTataacaaacttgtttttttgagtgtttttaaaTAAGCAGTATTTGTTATTAATCATCACatctataaaaacacattttacattattaCAGCAGTTTCTATAAagcccatgtctataatgcactataaacatacttataatgtgttattatctGCTTATAGCGCTGTATTAACAGAGTTAGAagcaaaaatattcataataccTTATAACAAAATTTATGTCACCTTATAAAGAATGTCATTTGGACATATCAGGCAAAATATCATAATACTTCATAATAATTGGTGATACAGTTAAATTTCAACTAGaattataatacattatgaTCTGTTATAGAACAGCAGTTATAACGTATTATGACCTTATAAGTCATTAtgaaatgctttataatgtgttatgaTTATCGATATAaagcttttttaataattatatgcCTATGAGTATCATTTATACAGTGCTATAAGCAGATTACAAtgcattatactgtatgtatgtttataatgcattataggcaGGAGCTTCACAGAAAGTGTTGTCCTGTGTTTTGTTAAATTGTAATTAATTATCTGATAATACGGCAGCCTCCATTAATGAGCCCACAGGAGGAGGTATAGTTGTtaacaaatacattaataaacattagCTGTGTAGCCTGTAAACATTTATAACACTCTACAGCCTCATGCAGTTATAAACAGAtagaatgatatatatatatatatatatatatatatatatatatatatatatatatatccctaAGTGTTTATTATAAGGCAGTAATTGTTAACAGTTATATGTctcctgcaaaaacattttaaatactaCACAAAActatacaatttttaaatatattttacgaTATTCTCAATCTGTTTATACAGTAGCCTCCAATATGGCTCCACAGGAGGAAGTATAGTTATTACAGTAGTACTTTCTATGGCGGCCATGTcagtaatgcattataaacatatttataatgcattataatcagcTTGCAAGCATCATCTATTATAATTCTTATAATActttataattcattataagTAATTTATTAAAGACATGGGTTTGCAAAAACAATGCCATAACACCTGACCTTATAAGTctttataaaatgctttataatgtgcTATTATTGTTATAAACCATCATGAATATTTCTGAATGCTTAAAACTATAATTAAAGTGTCATAAGCAgattataatgtgttataagtatgttaataatgcattatagacctTGGTTTGCAAAACAATGTCAGTGAGTATATTGTTATTCCTGACCTTATAAGTAACTATAAAATTCTTTATAACGTCctattattgttataaagcattatgaatatttatgattGCTTATAACTACAATTATTCAATGCTTATAAGCAGATTATAACACATTATAGGTATGTTTATAATGCGTTAGAGACGTAGAAATTGAGATTGTTACCACCAATACATTAATAAACACTTATATCTGCTTACAACTgcattataatgtgttataaagCGTTATTGACGACTGCttataaatgttaaatagaGGATTTAAAGTAAAGTGaatgatacattttttactgGAGGGCTAATTTGCCTACAGGGAATTTACAATAGCTTCAGTCATATTAAATGCTTAAAGGCCTACAAACTTATTCAGGTTGccctgaataaaataaataaataaataaaagaaagaaagaaagaaaggcagCAGTATAAAACAAGTGAGAAGAAGACAGGCCTACTTATCATTTCTGTGAACAAAGAGAGTTAAACGGGAGGCAGCCTTTTGAgttcctcttctctcttttctcacaTCACCATGTTTTCAGCTTCATTAAACTCCttaaagacaaaagaaataaaagaagaagaagaagaaaaaaaggagatgagaagaaaacaaacaaaaggactCCCTAACCAGACTTTGGCATAAATGTCACAGTCTAAACTCTTTATGGCTCCCTacttaacattaaaaacacttcCAACAAAATCCATTTCTTGTTTAGAAAACCCCTTCTTGGACAGAAGTCAAACATATTATTCCAGGGCTAAAAAGCGGGGAGAGACAAGCGGCTCACAGAAAAGGGGCAGTTTCATTGTAATTCATTGACTTGTTCAAAACGCCATGGCAAAGAAAGGGGCTAGACATTAATAGCCGCAGATGCCCTCATGAAGGGAGAGTCTATGTAGGCATTATGGCCTTTGTTCGCACCCAGTTAAACTGTTTAAAAGGAGGGTTAACTCAATCCATCAAATTGTCTGAAATTGTGAGGAAATTTCAAAAACCATATGGCCTCCAAACGTTTGCGTCCTTTTTGTGCGGTGGGACACACTTGTCTCAGTATTGCTGCCTGCGGGGGACCGGCCCTGCTCCTTTGTGGCCCGTCCCATCAGGGAACGCTGCTCATTTGTCCCCACTTTTCATGCTTTAACGCTCAAAATTACGGCCCCGCAGTCCcgcagaacaaaaaaaaagcccctACTATAAAAGGCTGGAGAAACTGGCCcaaaactttgtgttttttgtggcttcctcgccttttttttttcttcccccacCCGGCACCAGATTTGTGTTTCTCACATAAATTTTTGCCACGAATGGAGAAACACGTCTAAGGGTCAAGAAGCCACGATACGCATTTAGGGCTTGTGAAAGGAGATGTGAGATTCCGGGCCACAAAATGTTTAGAGCATCCTAgtagaaaaggacacaaagggGACAAAATAGTTGAGAATAATAACTCTAAACGGGCCGCTTTTGATTGGCTCACACGCCCAGAATTGGCAAAGAGAGCGTGTtgctaaaatgattttttttgtcctcaCTCAGGCTATTATATCCATAATATTAACTCAAGAATTACAACATAAAAGATATATTCAGAAAAGCCATTTTATTCCCATAGTAGCCTATATACATTACAGTCTGTGCATTGGTTTTTCAAATAATGTCCTGATTTTAGAAAGGCACTTACAGGTGTACAAAACATaacaaattttttttataactgtaaATCTATTGTATCCAAAACAATAAATCTAAAAAGTAGCCTACAGCTTGTCAAAAATCACCGCAATAATTCTCGCCGTCGCGTGAGCATTCCCATAAAAcgcataataataattataataataataataataataacagctgtGTTATGAATGTCCGAGTTAGCCTTTCCGATCATCATCAtgcactgcagagagagaggggtccagtctgatgatgatgaagaggaggaggaggaggaggagggccgGCAGTGACAACTCAATGGCGATTTGGCTCacactaattaaataaaaattaaaaaaataataataaagtaaaaataaatagataatgaTCACAAATCAAATCAtgcatttacatgcaaaaaaacTGGAGCACTTtcattgtggtgtgtgtgtgtgtgtagcctgtgtgtgtgtgtgtgtgtgtgtgtgagtgaggggGGAAGCGATggaacaggtgtgtgtgtttttaagtgtgtgtgtgagtgtgagtgtgtgtaaaaaaataataagttacTCATGTCATTTTCGACCATATTGCTTTGATTGCAACAGTTTGCTAATGGATACATAGTAAAATAGCACTGCATATTTGTTGTCGTGTGTTCATGCGTCACTATGAATATAAAAGTCATTACATTTTGGTACATGTCTGAGATATGGTATACAATATAAGCAGTAAGTTACAAGTCCTCGCGAGGATTATTTTTTAagagtctttttgtgttttcccGCCCCACGCTGCGCCATCAGTCATCCACATCAATCTCCACGTCCTCGTCCTCCGAGCACTCTTTACTAGTTGTGTGGTCTGAGAAGGGGGACAGCGGCGAGTTCCGCAGTTTCTGAGCGAGCTCGAGCTCCTGCTGGCCGCCCCGCGCGGGGGAATCGGCGCGCGGGTGGCCCAGCGTGCCGTTGGCGCATTTCTCCAGGTCCGCCAGCTTGGCGAGCTTGTCCAAGGGGACCTGGCCGATGGCCTTCGCCGACTCCACGTcggccttcatctcctccaggtCCCGCTTTAGCTTGGCCCTCCGGTTTTGAAACCACGTGATGACCTGCGCGTTCGTCAGGCCCAGCTGCTGCGCGATCTGGTCCCGGTCCGCCGGGGACAGGTACTTCTGGTACAGGAAGCGCTTCTCCAGCTCGTAGATTTGGTGATTGGTGAACGCCGTCCGGGACTTCCGACGCTTCTTCGGGGTGCTCCTCTGGCCGAACAGAGTCATCCCGTCCCGGCCtgtgagggagagacagaggccGAGTGAGAACCGAGAACCATCCTGCAGGTGCACCGCTGCAGTCTGCGCGTAAAAGTCACCCCGAACGCAAAAATAGCAAAGTGATCCTATATGATGTGAAACAGTAAAGCCTTCAGCTCTTATGGGGGCAGGTAATTACAAGAATATTACACAGATACCACTGGGAAATATCAAGCACCACACACACGAGACCATAATATTAAAGAAAAGCGGTGGCGATTTATTCCATCCAGCCAGCTCTCATAATTAACACGCCTTTGTTCCGggagacatttttacagtaaaattacgCATTTGtgaggagaaaataaaatatccaATTTGGCTATTAAACAAGCACATTTAATGAATGTATTGCATGATAAAACATGGTGTATTTTCTAGCATATGCAGGCCAaagactgacagaaaaaaagcccaatattaaatgataaaaggGTGTATCAGAGGTGTATTTTTTGGAGATGATTTACCTTCCGCAGCCTGTAACACGCTCACTTCCAGCCCCTTGAAGGTCTTGCTGGCCAGCTCCTCCAGCGCGCAGAGCGGCGAGGTCTGGTTGAGGAGAGCCCGGCTGGACAGAGGGATGCTGGACGGACGGTGCTTCTCAGAGGACGAGATGAGATGAGCCGTGCCGCAGATCGTGTAACTTCGCTTCACGGACGGCTTGTTGAGGATGTCCTCGATGCTGAAGGGGGTCAGCGGCTTGTTGGAGTTGGCAGGAGGCGGCAAGTGGTCCAGCGGACTTCGCCTCCTGTTCTCCACCGCGTCACATTTGGCCACTTCTTTGGATGTCATCATTGGTTTGTGCGCAGAGTTTGTAAAAAGGggttgaaatgtttttaagaGGATAAAAAAAACGATGCTGCTGCTGAGGGGGAGAAAAAGTCACATAACAGTTgggaggaggggggaaaaagacacagaggagagaatgaagaaaagaaaatcttaTTCCAAAATGGGATGCCTTGAAAAAGTGTCGATCCTCGGGAGCAGCGGGTCCGCAGGAGTGAGATGCCTCCCTGAAAATGGCGAGGTCGAAAGAGTTGACGATTACTAACAAGTTATCATTGATTGGTAGGTAATCAATTATCTCCAGTGGCACTTTCGCCCTCTTCCCTTTCACTCTTTGACTATGTTGCAGTCCAGTGCGGGGCTTTTTGCGACTGGGGGTGTCCCATTAATTAGGACGCATGgctggaaggaggaggagcCCGGCGGAATTATTATAATGCTTTGTGCTCTTATCATCTTTGGTCTAATTTAGTCGTGTGGTGAGATACCAGAATAGGTATGTGGGGTAAATGAGGGgaagcaaagagagagagagagagaaagagagagggagggagagaggagatcACAATCCGCAGCTTATTTAAGCGTTTTTATGCGTAAAAGTTGCAGGAGTTTCTTCTAGGCTTTTATTCATTCAGAAAGTATTTTGGATTATCCGGATGTTTTCCTTAAAAAGACAACAGCTCAGGTGTTATCTCAGATATAAGTCAGGAGGATATTTTCTCGGAGCCAAAGCGTGGATGatccttttgttttgtaaaggTAATGTAGAGCTGGGCCATAGATCAGCTCTGATGATACCTCCTCTGGGGCGGCATGCGTCCCTCTCAGCGACGCCACAATCCCGGGCCATAACTCAGAGGAAAGGGCTCCTTTTATATCATCCGAGAAATATTTCATCTCCTCTCAAATTTCCCCGCGTCCTCCAGGTTTGACATGATGAGTTTATTTCGGTGCTGGGCTGCAGAGGTTTGGCGATTGGTTGTTTGCATAAGAAACCAATTTACGCAGCAGAACGAAATGTATGATATTTTCGCCCagcgaaaaataaataatagggacaataaatataaataaatgccgaaaaattgaaagaaaattgtagtttttctcatgttttttttaaaattaaatttcattTCTAATTTCGTCTTTGCCGATCATTTTAATGCGTAAAAAGGGAATTTATCATTTAGcaatttatcattattattgttattatcgtTACGATTTGCACATTGTGTGTCCTCGTCGATGTTGGTACAATAATGCTGTTATTTCAAGATGTTTATTTATCTACTTCAATAAGgatttttgttgtaattgttaAATCCACTtagtaaataaaacatcaacaatGACGATGATGATTTTTGATATAAATGCATGGTTTACTATTTAGCCTCGTGAGTTATTTAAAGGTTTCTGATATTATtctataatataaaaacacacacacattgcatgACTGTTTGTAATCAGCTAAGTGTCCATTGGAGCCACACagctggttatttatttatgggaCATTTAGCCGAAACATTTCATACACAAGCTTCTTACAGTCACGAGACAGGACGGAAAAACAGATCACATTTctgttaaaacacaataaataatggTACCTTGATTTAATACaaagtttcttttattttttcggtttttaaaaaaaaatatattgaaataaaataaagaggtGATAGAGATCCCTGGCTGTCAGTGTGCACAGGGCTTTTGAAGTTATGTGTCCAGTTGAACTTTATCAtggagccaaaaaaaaaaaagcagccgGGCAGTTTATGTTAGCTGCTGGTGGGGGGTGAGATCTGATTTCAGAGGTAACTGTTCTGAGGATGTTATTCTGAAATATAACAGGGTTGTGAACACGTTTCTCTCACATTTGCCAAAAGTTTCTTTGAGCTTCTCAATTATTGTCACAAAGacattaagaaaagaaaagaagaaactgaagaacaagaataaaaagcaggaaagaaatgtttgagtttaaatacaaaaagcaaaatagagaaaatttaccaaaatacaataaaaataattctttATGGCAGGCCAATTTAAGGAAACCAGATTAAAGTTTAATTAATGCATACAGCAGcatttttgaaacaaaattaatCAATATAAcaaagaataattaaaaaacaattattattgaAAAACTACTATGTGGCCTAATTGAATCTAACAAACAAGACATATATTTttcatcacatacacacacaaataacaaaatgaagcataaaaaatgaaataaaaaaattaaagagcattaataacattataatattatatcatattattagaatagaatagaactttattgtcattgtacaagaaattttgtttggagcagtcctcctccagttgcacagttcagaatattgatatttatatcaatatagaaaaatacttaaaacattTCTACAATTGTTTGGCAAATctgtaaatgaccaaaatgcaTTATAACAGGAAGAAAGTCCTGGCTctccaaaataagagaaaaaatataaaacgaGGAAGGAAATATtaaaaggtattttattttattggctAAATGAGTAAAACAGAAGCCCAAATATTTGAAACATCATCAGGGCTTTTCACCAAACGATgtataaaaaatgcattaaatgacacacaatgatgcattttcttcacttttacATGAAAACGTGTGTGTTGCAGCCAGCTGATGCGTCCTGCAGTGTTTATTAAGACAGATATTTGTAGCTGTGTGTCATCTTCTCTGTGTCTGGCTCTGCCAAGGTCAGCGACACGGCCTGCCTCCCAGCTCTCCTTTAGCCACACAACTTAATCTCTTAAGCTACTAGACTGTGCAGGGGCCGTTCCCTGGCAGGGGACAGTCTAAAAAACCACTCCAACACACCACTCACTTAAACACCACCGCCTTATGGTGGATGATTTCCCCCATTTGATGGACTTGTGTTTAATTTATTCTTGTAATAAACCCCCTTAAAGCTCCTTTTAATCATAATCCAGCAGTGTTAGTGTAGATATTTTTATAACTCTAGTGTAATCTGCCACTTAGATGCATTTACAGACCACAAGCCCCCTTTTTTCTTCCCAACCAGGTGTTGATTTAGGCCTTCCACACTGCGGTCTGTTAGCTTAAAGTGCCAGCCTGCAATATGTGTGAGTGACCTCATGCAGGAGGAGACTCAGCATTCACTGCAGGCTCAGACTGCGATTA carries:
- the lbx1b gene encoding transcription factor LBX1b, encoding MMTSKEVAKCDAVENRRRSPLDHLPPPANSNKPLTPFSIEDILNKPSVKRSYTICGTAHLISSSEKHRPSSIPLSSRALLNQTSPLCALEELASKTFKGLEVSVLQAAEGRDGMTLFGQRSTPKKRRKSRTAFTNHQIYELEKRFLYQKYLSPADRDQIAQQLGLTNAQVITWFQNRRAKLKRDLEEMKADVESAKAIGQVPLDKLAKLADLEKCANGTLGHPRADSPARGGQQELELAQKLRNSPLSPFSDHTTSKECSEDEDVEIDVDD